Proteins from one Kazachstania africana CBS 2517 chromosome 1, complete genome genomic window:
- the MRPS17 gene encoding mitochondrial 37S ribosomal protein uS17m (similar to Saccharomyces cerevisiae MRPS17 (YMR188C); ancestral locus Anc_6.275), with product MARQNLIGMVVSQGKMQKTVKVRVESKLFNKKINKELFHRKDYLVHDEGEVSREGDLVRIEATRPISKRKFFSIAEILRNKGQQFAQYQYQVKSDVAKEEALKTQQFLERRSHTEAQDNSILLKDVRMIQNALSKGQSVEELEEIKKRYGITEFSQDTLKEILKLNVSDLQEKLTQQRSKIDSLHEKLDEFMNDDNKAIDYLKKHGIEDPTLLQKNIKRNILRKHLLQEL from the coding sequence ATGGCTCGTCAAAATCTGATTGGGATGGTTGTATCCCAGGGGAAAATGCAAAAGACGGTCAAAGTGCGTGTAGAGTCTAAACTGTTCAATAAGAAGATTAACAAAGAATTGTTTCATAGAAAGGATTATTTAGTACATGATGAAGGTGAAGTGTCAAGAGAGGGTGATTTGGTTCGTATTGAAGCGACCAGGCCAATTTCGAAGAGGaagttcttttcaattgctGAGATCCTGAGGAACAAGGGACAACAGTTCGcacaatatcaatatcaggTTAAATCGGACGTCGCCAAAGAAGAGGCCTTGAAGACACAGCAATTCTTAGAAAGGAGGTCTCATACTGAAGCACAAGACAATAGTATTCTTCTGAAAGATGTTCGTATGATCCAAAATGCGCTCTCGAAGGGGCAAtctgttgaagaattggaagagatcaagaaaagatatgGGATCACTGAATTCTCTCAGGATACGTTGAAAGAGATATTAAAGCTGAATGTTTCTGATTTACAAGAGAAGCTAACCCAACAACGTTCCAAAATTGATTCACTgcatgaaaaattggacGAATTCATGAATGATGACAATAAAGCGATCGACTATCTCAAGAAACATGGGATTGAAGATCCGACACTTCTGcagaaaaatatcaaaagaaacatCTTAAGAAAGCATCTACTACAAGAATTGTGA
- the GCV2 gene encoding glycine decarboxylase subunit P (similar to Saccharomyces cerevisiae GCV2 (YMR189W); ancestral locus Anc_6.277), which produces MPVSNRVYWASLGKAIDSIPWCLYRKSPIGTNNNIIRFSSTNISSQKFGELYENQKSDLDRPLDTFLRRHIGPSKWDIKVMLKTLGYDDLETFIESLVPRNVLERKPLHLRAPAKGYTEQEMLKHLQSIADKNNYKARNFIGKGYYGTFLPPVIQRNLLENPGWYTSYTPYQAEISQGRLESLLNFQTVVSELTGLPIANSSLLDEGTAAAEAMLLSFNASRKKKLNYVIDSNLHLQTKSVLYTKAQPLAINIIEVDASNEESILSALDDTGTFGSMIQYPGTDGSILPINTLSKVSEKLHSKNLLLSVASDLMALTLLKPPSAFGADIVFGSSQRFGVPMGFGGPHAAFFAVVDKLNRKIPGRIVGVSKDRLGNVAYRLALQTREQHIKRDKATSNICTAQALSANIASNYCIYHGPQGLKGISQRIYGFTSILAKSIITGKCKHTLLNKNWFDTLTVKLSSDTNSRKFLDEALTKYSINLFAVNENIVSLSLDETVTKSDVISLLKLFLDEESVPDFNVLPEFPSEIRRNDAYLNQSVFNKYHSETAMLRYLHYLQNRDLSLANSMIPLGSCTMKLNSVVEMLPITWPQFANIHPFQPVNQVSGYIELTKSLSLDLAEITGLDAVSLQPNSGAQGEYTGLRVIRSYLNEKGEGARNVCLIPISAHGTNPASAAMCGMKIVPIKCLQNGMLDIEDLKVQAEKYKDKLAAFMITYPSTYGLYEPVIKDAIDIVHSKGGLVYLDGANMNAQLGLTSPGYLGADVCHLNLHKTFAIPHGGGGPGVGAICVRGELVKYLPSNIVTNRTVSRASQVTSVSSAEFGNALVLPISYSFIKMLGSEGLPFTSVIAMLNANYLRKKLEPHYKILFLESNSDIGGCAHEFIIDLRGYKSYDLEATDIAKRLQDYGFHSPTLAFPVPGTLMVEPTESENLQELDRFIDSMISIKQEIDAYIGGVSVGNVLKQAPHSLEDLICSEDWETRGYSRESAAYPLPFLKKNKFWPAVARIDDVYGDMNLMCTCPAVEDFEEHTE; this is translated from the coding sequence ATGCCTGTTTCAAACAGAGTCTATTGGGCCAGCTTAGGTAAAGCTATAGATTCAATCCCATGGTGCCTCTATAGAAAAAGTCCCATTGGTACAAACAACAATATAATACGTTTTTCTTCCACTAATATTAGTTCACAGAAATTTGGAGAACTCTATGAGAACCAAAAAAGTGATCTAGATAGGCCATTAGACACCTTCTTGAGGCGCCATATTGGTCCATCAAAATGGGATATCAAGGTTATGCTGAAAACTCTAGGTTACGATGATCTAGAGACGTTCATCGAATCACTGGTACCTCGCAATGTTTTGGAAAGGAAACCACTCCATCTTAGAGCGCCAGCAAAGGGCTACACTGAACAAGAAATGTTAAAGCATCTGCAGTCAATCGCTGACAAAAATAATTACAAAGCTCGCAATTTCATCGGTAAAGGGTATTACGGGACTTTCCTCCCACCAGTTATACAAAGAAACCTTCTAGAAAATCCTGGATGGTACACATCGTACACACCTTATCAGGCAGAAATTTCACAGGGTAGATTAGAATCCCTCTTAAACTTTCAAACTGTTGTCTCCGAACTGACAGGTTTGCCCATAGCTAATTCTTCTCTATTAGATGAAGGTACAGCTGCGGCGGAAGCAATGCTATTATCCTTTAACGCTTcgagaaagaagaaattaaactATGTAATTGATAGTAATTTACATCTACAAACCAAATCTGTTCTGTACACTAAAGCTCAGCCGCTAGctatcaatattattgagGTTGATGCTTCGAATGAAGAAAGCATACTTAGTGCACTCGATGATACGGGGACCTTCGGCAGTATGATCCAATATCCTGGAACAGATGGGTCAATACTGCCAATAAATACTCTCTCTAAAGTTTCCGAGAAATTGCACTCGAAAAACCTTCTGTTGAGTGTCGCCTCTGACCTGATGGCCCTTACTCTTTTGAAGCCACCATCTGCCTTCGGCGCTGACATTGTCTTCGGATCAAGTCAACGATTCGGAGTTCCTATGGGATTTGGCGGACCTCATGCTGCCTTCTTTGCTGTTGTCGATAAACTGAATCGTAAAATCCCTGGAAGAATTGTCGGTGTCTCAAAGGATCGGTTGGGTAACGTTGCGTATAGATTAGCGTTACAAACTAGAGAACAGCACATCAAACGTGACAAGGCAACCTCAAACATTTGCACTGCTCAAGCCTTATCAGCAAATATTGCATCCAATTATTGTATTTATCATGGTCCACAAGGATTAAAAGGCATTTCTCAAAGGATTTATGGCTTCACAAGCATTTTAGCCAAATCAATCATTACAGGAAAGTGTAAACACACTTTACTTAACAAAAACTGGTTTGATACTCTTACTGTTAAATTGAGTAGTGATACAAATTCTAGAAAGTTTTTGGATGAAGCTCTTACAAAGTATAGTATAAATCTTTTCGCtgtcaatgaaaatattgtttctTTGTCTCTAGATGAAACGGTAACTAAATCGGATGTAATATccttattgaaattatttttagatgaagaatctgTTCCTGACTTTAATGTACTCCCAGAATTCCCATCTGAAATAAGGAGAAATGATGCATACCTAAATCAAAGTGTTTTCAACAAGTATCATAGTGAAACTGCAATGTTAAGATATTTACACTATTTACAGAACAGAGACCTCTCACTAGCAAATTCCATGATACCATTAGGTTCTTGTACAATGAAACTCAATAGCGTAGTAGAAATGTTACCGATAACATGGCCCCAATTTGCTAATATTCACCCATTTCAACCTGTAAATCAAGTTTCTGGCTATATCGAGCTAACcaaatcattatcattagaTTTGGCCGAAATTACAGGTTTGGATGCAGTATCTTTACAACCTAATTCTGGCGCGCAAGGCGAGTACACCGGTTTAAGGGTAATCAGATCTTACCTAAACGAAAAAGGTGAAGGTGCTCGTAATGTCTGCTTAATTCCTATCTCAGCCCATGGTACTAATCCAGCTTCAGCTGCTATGTGTGGTATGAAAATTGTTCCTATCAAGTGCCTACAAAATGGAATGTTGGATATAGAAGATTTAAAGGTACAGGCAGAAAAGTACAAAGATAAATTAGCTGCCTTCATGATCACATATCCCTCTACGTACGGGCTCTATGAACCTGTCATTAAAGATGCTATAGACATTGTACATTCAAAGGGAGGTCTTGTATATCTTGATGGCGCCAATATGAATGCTCAATTAGGGTTAACATCACCTGGCTACTTAGGTGCTGATGTTTGCCATTTGAATTTGCACAAGACATTTGCCATTCCACatggtggtggtggtcCTGGTGTCGGTGCAATTTGTGTTAGAGGTGAACTTGTAAAATACTTACCTTCCAACATTGTCACAAATAGAACGGTTTCACGTGCAAGTCAAGTTACTTCTGTATCATCTGCCGAATTTGGAAACGCATTAGTCCTTCCAATATCATATTCATTCATAAAGATGTTGGGAAGTGAGGGTTTACCTTTCACCAGCGTGATTGCCATGTTAAATGCGAACTATTTGAGAAAGAAGCTGGAACCtcattataaaatattatttcttgaaagcAACAGCGATATAGGAGGATGTGCTcatgaatttattattgatctGAGAGGGTATAAAAGCTACGATTTAGAAGCCACTGATATAGCAAAAAGGCTACAAGATTACGGATTTCATTCCCCTACACTTGCATTCCCAGTTCCAGGAACTTTGATGGTTGAGCCCACCGAATCAGAAAACTTGCAAGAGTTAGATAGATTCATAGATTCTATGATATCTAtcaaacaagaaattgatgcATATATAGGGGGGGTAAGTGTAGGTAACGTTCTAAAACAGGCCCCACATTCACTGGAAGATTTAATTTGCTCTGAAGATTGGGAAACTAGAGGATATAGTCGTGAAAGTGCTGCTTATCCGCtaccatttttgaaaaagaataaattttgGCCCGCCGTCGCTCGTATTGATGATGTATATGGTGACATGAACCTCATGTGCACTTGTCCTGCTGTAGAGGATTTTGAAGAGCATACGGAGTAG
- the SGS1 gene encoding ATP-dependent DNA helicase SGS1 (similar to Saccharomyces cerevisiae SGS1 (YMR190C); ancestral locus Anc_6.278): MVTKPSHNLRREFNWLKETDTIQKDKQLILHIVNKQINVTNSLRQRPLYTDSLDANSISGLRENLRTTPRERIAQSPTQSERHNAEFISQPVSTTNPIRYERTPTMPLGLRPLDSQPGTNILSQTTSNISGGNSIIRPSTSTVGPVLPRSRSPLQPFISPAQRQLKLIQLQEALINTLRKQSEKLLNKCQIMESTSLSEDAKKLKINASINPDLLKLESEIKLLEAQISNLGPNLNEINNIPSPSVTNTNVSTAALIHVLDEEHDNSEEAVVIMEDKYTRSEVSHKDLSEQNLLPPKRQLRAHTAINYKIPEKDDPFEYRIGRLQNESQAEITFEAEEDIHSSYISTADEERVENDLVHQSDLDFVVEDDDIDSTKDAASYNDSQEDNFEIVVSSPLKEHNDTAEINLLEEDFIVDEDADKNGNSLLSNIVQMSHSDLELIESENEEDQGEDWYDSDLELFNEERENETQFADIKELDNDLKIIAERKLPEDEKNNLSIQTNVKREITDAFNKDDFDDSLLEDIEISRVDKKRKYPWSEEVEERLHGVFKLPGFRPNQEEAVNATLDGKDVFVLMPTGGGKSLCYQLPAIVKSGRTRGTTIVISPLISLMQDQVEHLLAKNIKASMFSSKGTSEERRQTFNLFIHGLLDVVYISPEMISASQQCKRAIDKLYTDGNLARVVVDEAHCVSNWGHDFRPDYKELKMFKVEYPTIPMMALTATASKQVIMDIIHNLGLKNEVFLKQSFNRTNLYYEVKKKDKDTMNNICDMIKNRFRNQTGIIYCHSKNSCEQVSSQLQRKNIRCAYYHAGMEPEERSAVQKAWQEDEIQVICATVAFGMGIDKPDVRFVIHYTVPRTLEGYYQETGRAGRDGNYSYCVTYFHFKDIRTMQTMIQKDQNLDRENKQKHLNKLQEVMAYCDNITDCRRKLVLSYFNEDFNPALCAKNCDNCKNRSNITLEKRDVTGLAKDIARLVEAIQHDRVTLIHCQDIFKGSRNSKIMSAHHDTLPQHGQGKGMPKSDVERIFFHLVTMRILEEYQIMNNRGFATTYVKPGPSFRNLVSNKLKVEMQFNVTPGNSRSSTASGTQPAPRAASRMASDKRSNREPSIQGAPSFISARDHLRSYKYDDSSQEPTPITLGSRHELQSTQEMRGITFAYNKLKDASYNIGNRMSPPMVNFFPDTILKKLATLLPPTEEDFSRLVDIEETYKNRFKYIKPTILEIRRSMMNITDSVVISQGSTLPDLASSATGTVSKFFSMEVDEEKQNERILSQLRESQLTKGMHSSGGTLSHNGQRKKAQGTTAKLTTREENHRYQYDTKTII; this comes from the coding sequence ATGGTCACTAAACCTTCACACAATTTGAGAAGAGAGTTCAACTGGCTGAAAGAAACCGATACGATACAGAAAGATAAACAGTTGATATTGCATATTGTTAATAAACAGATAAATGTTACTAATTCATTGCGACAACGACCTTTATACACAGATTCATTGGATGCAAACTCAATATCAGGGCTAAGAGAAAATCTCCGAACAACACCTCGAGAGAGAATTGCTCAGAGTCCCACACAATCTGAGAGACATAATGCTGAATTCATCTCACAACCAGTGTCCACCACTAATCCTATACGATATGAAAGGACGCCAACCATGCCTTTAGGATTAAGGCCTTTAGATTCTCAACCAGGAACTAACATATTGTCACAAACTACCTCCAATATTTCGGGCGGCAATTCAATTATTAGGCCATCGACCTCAACTGTTGGCCCAGTACTTCCAAGATCGAGATCCCCACTACAACCATTTATCTCGCCCGCTCAACGACAGCTGAAACTAATTCAGTTGCAAGAGGCACTCATAAATACTTTGAGGAAGCAATCGGAAAAACTGCTGAATAAATGCCAAATAATGGAGTCCACGTCACTCTCAGAAGATGCTAAAAAACTCAAAATTAATGCCTCTATTAATCCAGACCTATTAAAACTTGAGTCTGAAATTAAACTTCTCGAGGCGCAGATCTCGAATCTTGGTCCAAACCTAAAcgaaatcaataatattcctAGCCCATCAGTTACCAATACCAATGTTTCAACTGCCGCCTTGATCCATGTGTTAGATGAAGAGCATGACAATTCAGAAGAGGCAGTAGTAATAATGGAAGACAAATATACGCGTTCTGAGGTAAGTCACAAAGACTTGAGTGAACAGAACTTGCTACCACCAAAGAGACAATTACGTGCACATACAGCCATAAATTACAAGATTCCGGAAAAGGACGATCCCTTTGAGTACAGAATAGGCAGGTTGCAAAATGAAAGTCAAGCAGAGATCACATTTGAGGCTGAGGAGGACATTCACTCTAGTTATATTAGTACAGCGGACGAAGAAAGAGTTGAGAACGATTTAGTTCATCAAAGCGATCTCGATTTTGTAGtggaagatgatgatatagATAGTACTAAGGATGCGGCAAGTTACAATGATTCACAAGAAGACAATTTCGAAATAGTTGTCTCGTCACCGCTAAAGGAACATAATGATACTGCAGAGATCAATctattagaagaagatttcaTCGTTGATGAGGATGCGGataaaaatggtaattCATTATTGTCAAATATTGTACAAATGTCACACTCTGACTTAGAGCTCATAGAAAGTGAAAATGAGGAGGATCAAGGAGAAGATTGGTACGACAGTGATTTAGAACtatttaatgaagaaagagagaacGAAACTCAATTTGCTGATATCAAAGAGTTAGATAATGACTTAAAGATTATCGCAGAAAGAAAACTACCGGAAGATGAGAAGAATAACTTGTCCATTCAAACAAATGTCAAGAGAGAAATTACTGACGCATTCAATAAAGATGACTTTGATGATTCCTTATTAGAAGACATTGAGATTAGTAGAGTGgataaaaagagaaaatatcCATGGTCGGAAGAAGTCGAAGAAAGACTTCATGGAGTTTTTAAATTGCCAGGTTTTAGACCTAACCAAGAAGAGGCAGTAAATGCAACTTTAGACGGCAAAGATGTCTTCGTTTTGATGCCCACGGGTGGTGGGAAATCATTATGTTATCAACTGCCTGCTATTGTGAAATCTGGTAGAACAAGAGGTACTACTATTGTAATTTCACCATTAATCTCGTTGATGCAAGATCAAGTAGAACATTTATTAGCCAAGAATATAAAGGCTAGCATGTTTAGCTCGAAAGGCACCTCCGAGGAAAGAAGACAaacattcaatttattcataCACGGCTTGTTAGATGTCGTTTACATATCGCCGGAAATGATAAGTGCATCACAACAATGTAAAAGAGCAATTGACAAGCTGTATACTGACGGAAACTTGGCAAGAGTAGTAGTTGATGAAGCACATTGTGTCTCTAATTGGGGGCATGACTTTAGGCCTGATtataaagaattgaagatgTTCAAAGTAGAGTATCCTACCATACCAATGATGGCATTGACTGCAACAGCAAGTAAACAAGTTATAATGGATATTATCCACAATCTTGGTCTAAAAAATGAGGTGTTTTTGAAGCAAAGTTTCAATAGAACAAATCTGTATTACGAagtcaaaaaaaaggatAAAGATACGATGAATAATATTTGTGatatgataaaaaataGATTTCGAAATCAAACAGGGATAATTTATTGTCATTCTAAAAACTCGTGTGAGCAAGTATCTTCTCAACttcaaaggaaaaatataCGATGCGCCTATTATCATGCGGGCATGGAACCTGAAGAGAGAAGTGCCGTACAGAAGGCATGGCAAGAAGACGAGATTCAAGTAATATGTGCTACAGTAGCGTTTGGTATGGGGATAGACAAGCCTGACGTTAGGTTTGTGATACATTATACAGTTCCAAGAACTTTGGAGGGTTACTATCAGGAAACGGGTAGAGCAGGAAGAGACGGTAACTACTCCTATTGCGTTACCTACTTTCATTTTAAGGACATTAGAACCATGCAGACAATGATTCAAAAGGatcaaaatcttgataGAGAAAATAAGCAGAAGCATTTGAACAAATTACAAGAAGTTATGGCTTATTGTGATAATATCACTGATTGTAGGAGAAAATTGGTTCTATCTTACTTcaatgaagatttcaatCCTGCTTTATGTGCGAAAAACTGTGACAATTGTAAAAATAGATCTAATATCACTCTCGAAAAGAGAGATGTCACGGGTCTTGCAAAGGACATAGCTCGCTTGGTTGAAGCTATTCAACACGATCGTGTCACTTTGATTCATTGCCAAGATATATTCAAGGGCTCAcgaaattcaaaaattatgtcGGCGCATCATGATACGCTCCCGCAACATGGCCAAGGTAAGGGTATGCCTAAGTCAGATGTggaaagaattttttttcacctTGTTACAATGCGTATTTTGgaagaatatcaaatcatGAATAATCGCGGTTTTGCTACCACCTATGTCAAACCAGGGCCAAGCTTTAGAAATCTTGTCTCGAATAAATTAAAGGTAGAGATGCAATTCAACGTAACCCCAGGAAATTCTCGTTCTTCTACTGCGAGCGGAACTCAACCGGCGCCACGAGCTGCTTCAAGAATGGCTTCTGATAAAAGAAGCAACAGAGAGCCTTCTATTCAAGGTGCTCCTTCTTTTATAAGTGCCAGAGATCATTTGAGGTCCTATAAGTATGATGATTCTTCTCAAGAACCTACTCCAATTACTCTGGGAAGTAGGCATGAACTACAATCTACACAAGAAATGAGAGGTATCACGTTTGCATAcaataaattgaaagatgcGTCGTACAATATTGGCAATAGGATGAGCCCTCCGATGgtcaatttctttccaGATactatattaaaaaaactTGCAACTCTACTTCCTCCTACTGAGGAAGATTTTTCCCGTTTGgttgatattgaagaaacatACAAAAATAGGttcaaatatatcaaacCAACAATTTTAGAAATACGTAGGTCCATGATGAATATAACAGACAGTGTAGTTATAAGTCAAGGAAGTACCCTTCCTGATTTGGCGAGTTCCGCAACTGGTACagtttctaaattttttagtATGGAAGTGGATGAAGAAAAgcaaaatgaaagaattcTGAGCCAATTGCGAGAGAGCCAGCTTACCAAAGGGATGCATAGCTCAGGAGGAACATTATCACATAATGGGCAAAGGAAAAAGGCACAAGGAACGACGGCAAAACTTACtacaagagaagaaaacCATAGATATCAATACGATACCAAAACCATAATATAA
- the SPG5 gene encoding Spg5p (similar to Saccharomyces cerevisiae SPG5 (YMR191W); ancestral locus Anc_6.280), which yields MMVDRYRRWAKALGQELLRYRKLVNQKIGAGLFRGVPAVGNVGKTGYKQQRLYPLLLSCSGRSSSFLSIRRVFDGPKCNLLSVLLQRATITPSNKSSVFDKLHRSRITECTNTAVKNIKKSLQSTNIKRSVSYEADLFKLMNEQRVTRGSYIDFELPSLSTPFGNVAFLSETSLSSWKYQLAKIDKIRKMVEQIFNTYGSLPVTKSNGNIRIHFTNSSAVETERLIADLGITEGIVFPDDYSEILSGYSSTENLQAYHFSPVLSECN from the coding sequence ATGATGGTAGACAGATATCGACGTTGGGCTAAGGCCCTTGGACAAGAGTTACTTAGGTACAGGAAATtggtaaatcaaaaaattggagCAGGATTATTCAGGGGAGTTCCTGCTGTGGGAAATGTTGGAAAGACAGGATATAAGCAACAGAGGCTATATCCTCTACTGCTTTCATGTTCGGGTCGTTCTagttcttttctttcaataaggAGAGTATTCGATGGTCCCAAGTGTAATCTTCTGTCAGTCTTGTTACAAAGAGCTACCATTACTCCATCCAACAAGTCTTCAGTGTTCGATAAGTTACACCGATCGAGGATTACAGAGTGTACAAATACTGCAGTAaagaatatcaagaaaTCTTTACAAAGCACCAATATAAAACGTTCCGTATCATACGAAGCTGACTTGttcaaattgatgaatGAGCAGAGAGTGACACGTGGTTCgtatattgattttgaactACCCAGTTTATCTACGCCATTTGGAAATGTTGCCTTTTTAAGTGAAACTAGCTTGAGTAGCTGGAAATATCAATTAGCTAAAATAGataaaattagaaaaatggTAGAGCAAATATTCAACACCTACGGTTCATTACCGGTCACAAAATCTAATGGTAATATACGAATTCATTTTACAAACTCCAGTGCTGTAGAGACTGAAAGGTTGATTGCTGATTTAGGTATTACAGAAGGAATCGTATTTCCGGATGACTATTCTGAAATATTATCCGGATATTCATCAACGGAAAATCTACAAGCTTATCACTTTTCGCCCGTCCTCTCTGAATGTAACTGA
- the GYL1 gene encoding Gyl1p (similar to Saccharomyces cerevisiae GYL1 (YMR192W) and GYP5 (YPL249C); ancestral locus Anc_6.281), which translates to MSDIELFKEKEEQENTTVTPVESSLTDTSDLVNNVREVPPVPETLNSPELAEEESKIEKAIESMAPPPLPPKMHPVDSSKMTPPPSLPPRNSSPQSSTELAPPVLPPRHVAAPSAQNQGIRIFTSPEAAKSMIIYQQEQIVKILKDETKYKAQNSSAIIPDEITEEWGKLISAPYETIHQYSVDIETLLVAHVPEDIRANVWDSLSFNYCHNWEIVYSSLLENDFISDDTLLYDLQNSDYVPADLLESIFNVIKGAILLNDDIKYNESLIFIATCIYHVVKDEVRAFGLLSTLLKFYDAKQLYLENSPGLSMLLFQFDRLLEENSPQIYSFLVKRGIRSSMYMSNYFLTFFSSILPIESSSNVMDLVFFEGLGSLLKIALTLMIKNKDKIISLEFDDLLFFLRNNLFDVYLNEGTTREENNESDDDNASVMHKNAVVSITADNLDIKKLIEDALNESSITPEELAKYESEYNEIHLNELAQQEQISQLEESNMKLQKQVRELEIKHTILSREHVTIANELLQNRLKMESVVKENTNMKLEVLGMEKEINTQIKKNKEIQRRSVPVELSKDLEKTLKKNATVMQQNLILQDRVTDLERVIEEIRRATEAGELYQPANAASDKLSKTPVIGGSWNGFKKVFS; encoded by the coding sequence ATGAGCGATATAGAACTATTTAAGGAGAAGgaggaacaagaaaataccACTGTGACTCCTGTGGAATCCTCCCTGACTGACACTTCTGACCTCGTGAATAATGTGAGAGAGGTACCACCTGTTCCTGAAACACTCAATAGTCCAGAACTTGCAGAGGAAGAAAGTAAAATCGAGAAAGCCATTGAATCAATGGCACCTCCTCCACTACCTCCTAAAATGCATCCTGTGGACTCATCTAAGATGACACCACCTCCGTCGCTACCTCCTAGAAATTCTTCACCGCAGTCGAGCACTGAACTGGCACCACCAGTTTTACCTCCAAGGCATGTTGCCGCTCCCTCAGCTCAAAATCAAGGCATCCGTATATTTACCAGTCCAGAGGCAGCCAAGAGCATGATTATTTATCAACAGGAACAAATTGTGAAGATACTGAAAGATGAGACAAAATATAAGGCCCAAAACTCATCAGCCATCATTCCCGATGAAATAACAGAAGAATGGGGAAAACTGATATCAGCCCCTTATGAAACCATTCATCAGTATAGCGTTGATATCGAAACGCTTTTAGTCGCGCATGTTCCTGAAGATATACGAGCCAACGTATGGGATTCGCTCTCTTTCAATTACTGTCACAACTGGGAAATAGTTTACAGTAGCCTATTAGAAAACGATTTCATTTCAGATGACACCTTACTATATGACTTGCAAAATTCGGACTACGTCCCTGCTGATTTACTGGAGTCAATCTTTAATGTAATAAAAGGAGCAATTTTACTTAATGACGACATCAAATACAACGAATCACTAATTTTCATAGCAACATGTATCTACCATGTTGTAAAAGATGAAGTTCGTGCTTTCGGCTTATTAAGTACTTTATTAAAATTCTATGATGCAAAGCAACTTTATCTGGAAAATTCACCTGGTCTCTCAATGTTACTATTCCAATTCGATAGATTATTAGAAGAGAATTCTCCTCAAATTTATAGTTTCCTAGTCAAGAGAGGTATACGTTCATCAATGTACATGtccaattattttttgacttttttCTCATCAATTCTTCCAATTGAATCTTCCTCGAATGTAATGGATTTGGTTTTCTTTGAGGGTCTTGGAagtcttttgaaaattgcaTTAACTTTGAtgattaaaaataaagacaaaataatttcattagaattcgatgatttattattcttCCTCAGAAATAACTTATTTGATGTCTATCTTAATGAAGGTACAACTAGGGAGGAAAACAATGAATCGGACGATGATAATGCATCAGTTATGCACAAAAATGCAGTTGTTTCCATAACAGCAGATAATCTAgacatcaaaaaattgatagaaGATGCGCTAAATGAGTCTTCAATTACACCAGAGGAATTGGCTAAATATGAGTCAGAGTATAACgaaattcatttgaatgaacTTGCTCAACAGGAACAAATTTCGCAACTTGAAGAGAGTAATATGAAACTTCAGAAACAAGTTCGTGAACTGGAAATTAAGCATACAATATTGAGTAGGGAACATGTTACCATTGCAAATGAATTGCTGCAAAACAGATTGAAGATGGAATCCGTTGTGAAGGAAAATACCAACATGAAGTTAGAAGTTTTGGGAATGGAAAAAGAGATCAATACccaaataaagaaaaataaagaaatccAAAGAAGATCAGTTCCAGTAGAATTGAGTAAAGATCTTGAgaaaacattgaaaaagaatgcAACTGTTATGCAGCAGAATTTAATTTTACAGGATAGAGTTACTGATTTGGAAAGAgtcattgaagaaattagGAGAGCTACAGAAGCAGGAGAGCTTTACCAACCGGCAAATGCCGCAAGTGATAAATTGAGCAAGACGCCTGTTATTGGTGGTAGTTGGAATGGCTTTAAAAAAGTATTTAgttga